A portion of the Segatella copri DSM 18205 genome contains these proteins:
- a CDS encoding RagB/SusD family nutrient uptake outer membrane protein, with protein MKLYKLSLALFLGLGAMATTSCEDKLEVTNPNQQTTGTFGFNADDLEECVIAAYNHIRMEGSSARVGYTLDVTRGDEVWNSSQVWYMPFDDMNDPVTDEISFWPWREAYYTINVCNFILSRTTGDDASLSESMKRIKGQALFLRGYSYYTLAGYYQNPALITDYANYSSLDGLYGKNSTYDDVLDQVEKDFAEAMTLLPSRDAGGEWAKGRATCGAAAGYYARTLMQRHKYSDALVVLKDIMNKKYGSYKLMANYGDNFREGSAYENNAESLFEIQYLDYGSQGVDDEWTPVNTSPNATQGHAVESNFAPGRFGGWADLSASPWLYNLFKQERTTAGKLDPRLYWTIGTYENEWEGFENGNVAYTSQMTATDTIITNNNYGGLPIAKWTNFRTNLYDKVTTGLHCGINLRMMRYSDVLLRAAECENEVNGPTQQAIDWINQVRERANLKDLSLSDFDTKDKLFEQIANVERPKEFGCENGRGLDLIRWGFFYDQGRLAQLKEHGTFRRSPYKAKEAVSYSMVGVDPELKSSYDTYVPGHEFLPIYQGLLNDNPNLTGNSANTNTDNSSDFFGRGWTVHPVVNLGN; from the coding sequence ATGAAACTATATAAATTATCATTAGCTCTCTTCCTTGGCCTCGGTGCAATGGCAACTACATCATGTGAGGACAAGTTGGAGGTAACAAATCCAAACCAGCAGACCACCGGAACCTTCGGTTTCAATGCAGATGATTTGGAGGAGTGCGTTATCGCAGCATACAACCATATCCGTATGGAAGGTTCTTCTGCTCGTGTAGGCTATACCCTTGATGTAACACGTGGCGATGAGGTTTGGAACTCATCACAGGTATGGTATATGCCATTCGACGACATGAACGACCCAGTAACAGACGAAATCTCATTCTGGCCTTGGCGTGAGGCTTACTATACTATTAATGTATGTAACTTCATCCTCTCACGTACCACAGGCGATGATGCTTCGCTCAGCGAAAGCATGAAGCGAATCAAGGGACAGGCTCTCTTCCTCCGCGGTTATTCATACTATACATTGGCAGGATATTATCAGAATCCTGCGCTGATTACTGATTATGCCAACTATTCTTCTCTGGATGGTCTCTATGGCAAGAACAGTACCTACGACGATGTGCTCGATCAGGTGGAGAAGGATTTCGCAGAGGCTATGACTCTCCTCCCATCTCGCGATGCAGGTGGCGAGTGGGCAAAGGGACGTGCTACCTGCGGTGCTGCTGCCGGTTACTATGCCCGCACTCTGATGCAGCGCCATAAGTATAGCGATGCACTCGTTGTACTCAAGGACATCATGAACAAGAAGTATGGCTCTTACAAGCTGATGGCCAACTATGGCGACAACTTCCGTGAGGGTTCTGCTTATGAGAACAATGCCGAGAGCCTCTTCGAAATCCAGTATCTCGACTACGGTTCACAGGGTGTGGATGATGAGTGGACTCCAGTTAATACAAGCCCTAACGCTACACAGGGACATGCCGTTGAGTCTAACTTCGCTCCAGGTAGATTCGGTGGATGGGCTGACCTCTCAGCTTCTCCATGGTTGTACAACCTCTTCAAGCAGGAGCGTACCACAGCTGGTAAGTTGGATCCACGTCTCTACTGGACCATCGGTACCTACGAGAATGAATGGGAAGGATTTGAAAATGGCAACGTGGCTTATACCAGTCAGATGACAGCTACTGATACAATCATAACCAACAACAACTATGGTGGTCTTCCTATCGCTAAGTGGACCAATTTCCGTACCAACCTTTATGATAAGGTGACAACCGGTCTTCATTGCGGTATCAACCTCCGTATGATGCGTTACTCAGACGTTTTGCTCCGTGCAGCAGAGTGCGAGAACGAGGTGAACGGTCCTACACAGCAGGCTATCGACTGGATTAACCAGGTTCGTGAGCGTGCTAACCTGAAGGATTTGAGTCTCTCAGACTTCGATACCAAGGATAAGCTCTTCGAGCAGATTGCCAATGTAGAGCGTCCAAAGGAGTTCGGTTGCGAGAATGGTCGTGGTCTTGACCTGATCCGTTGGGGATTCTTCTATGATCAGGGTCGTTTGGCTCAGTTGAAGGAGCACGGAACCTTCCGTCGTTCTCCATACAAGGCTAAGGAAGCAGTCAGCTACTCTATGGTAGGTGTTGATCCAGAGTTGAAGAGCTCTTACGATACATACGTACCAGGTCATGAGTTCCTGCCTATCTATCAGGGCTTGTTGAATGATAACCCTAACCTGACAGGTAACTCAGCTAATACGAATACGGATAACTCATCTGATTTCTTCGGAAGAGGTTGGACTGTTCATCCTGTAGTTAACTTGGGCAACTAA
- a CDS encoding SusC/RagA family TonB-linked outer membrane protein — MRKQLFSMMLCLGAVGGASFVTPMPAMAAVAQDQVITVKGHVVDDQGEPLIGATVKTKDAKTGAVTDLDGNFEIRVKANATLFVSYLGYKEREIAVRGRAIIESIQLSADNQVLDQVVVVGYGTQKKADLTGSVSIVNAEELKKVSNSNISTMLEGKVAGVQITSDGQPGADPSVRIRGIGSFGSTAPLYVIDGVPMGTTIRDFSPNDIETIQILKDASAGAIYGSRAANGVVIITTKNGKKDQPLKVNYSGYFGVDQIPGDVYDVMNADQYSQYLGTACTNSNTPIPGGYKMGEDGKYHFQDATNTDWFDEVFKTGIRQNHNVALSGGSSHSTYNVSLDYYNQKGTLEGAGPNYERYTARVNNTMDTKFVKFRTSMVYSHSNQDNMGLSNASEYVQGLYGDVTNVLRGTLLMQPTIKAYDKSTWVLDDKVGAANGYRYDAYGYGVYYDGVHGDISASNPLLVNNLLQRNTLVDRFVGTASADVDLLGMVGIKSKNHGLHYNVNLSYSKTEAKDKTWIPSWIQSNRVYLAKENERLTKGSRNYSDALVENTITYDGKIGKHNINLLAGMTYEEENTNLLTGWGINFTEPYFLQLQNAKNTYSESFEYKHSLASYVGRLNYNYDEKYLLSAVVRRDGSSRLSKNIRWATFPSVSLGWRFDKEKFFPISRDIVNMFKIRASYGELGNENIGEYQYMATMNRNNMTYSFGNSPVTGSAVSTFVNNDIAWEKKKTTNVGIDLAMFNNRLEFTAEWYKNKSEDLLYSVPVPAQTGVSNTSVTMNAASMENSGFEFSATYRNHDHAFKYDISANVSTLKNKVTSLGIGKDSYIAGAYATYVGQEIGKFYGWVYKGIARTQEDLDNNAVQQGANVGDCLYEDISGPDGTPDGVIDAYDQTVLGSGLPKVNFGLSTHLEYKGFDLNISTYGVLNYHVSDDIYNSLNSCYGYGNKEVGMLDANRWSEDGTYLSSVPRTYAANNATLPWNDLFSSRKIQNAAYWKIANVELGYNFPDKWFGGYVNGVRLYVSAQNLYTFTGYHGYNVDYAGGTFTPGYNFCSFPSARTFMCGLHFTF; from the coding sequence ATGAGGAAACAATTATTCTCTATGATGCTATGCCTAGGTGCTGTTGGTGGTGCTTCTTTTGTCACCCCAATGCCCGCAATGGCTGCAGTTGCACAAGATCAGGTGATCACGGTCAAGGGACATGTTGTAGATGATCAGGGTGAACCTCTGATTGGTGCAACAGTTAAGACTAAAGATGCCAAGACTGGTGCAGTTACCGACTTAGATGGTAATTTCGAAATTCGAGTAAAGGCTAATGCGACTCTTTTCGTGAGCTATCTTGGCTACAAGGAGCGTGAGATTGCTGTGCGCGGTCGTGCCATTATCGAATCTATCCAACTCTCTGCCGACAATCAGGTGCTCGACCAGGTTGTTGTAGTGGGTTATGGTACCCAGAAGAAAGCAGACCTTACCGGTTCTGTATCTATCGTAAATGCTGAGGAGCTGAAGAAGGTGTCAAACTCTAACATCTCTACTATGCTTGAAGGTAAGGTTGCCGGTGTGCAGATTACATCAGACGGTCAGCCTGGTGCAGATCCTAGTGTGAGAATTCGTGGTATCGGTTCTTTCGGTAGCACAGCTCCCCTTTATGTCATCGATGGTGTGCCAATGGGTACCACTATCCGTGACTTCTCTCCTAATGATATCGAGACCATCCAGATTCTGAAGGATGCTTCTGCGGGTGCCATCTATGGTTCCCGTGCTGCGAATGGTGTCGTTATTATCACTACCAAGAATGGTAAGAAAGACCAGCCTCTGAAGGTGAACTACTCCGGTTACTTTGGTGTTGACCAGATTCCTGGCGATGTATATGACGTGATGAACGCCGACCAGTATAGCCAGTACCTTGGTACTGCTTGCACAAACTCCAACACTCCTATCCCTGGTGGATATAAGATGGGTGAGGATGGCAAGTATCACTTCCAGGATGCAACCAACACAGACTGGTTTGACGAAGTGTTCAAGACCGGTATCCGCCAGAACCACAACGTAGCCCTCAGCGGTGGTAGCTCTCACAGTACTTATAATGTATCTCTCGACTACTATAACCAGAAGGGTACCTTGGAAGGTGCAGGTCCTAACTACGAGCGTTACACAGCCCGTGTGAACAATACCATGGACACCAAGTTCGTGAAGTTCCGTACAAGCATGGTTTACTCTCACTCTAACCAGGACAACATGGGTCTTTCCAATGCCTCAGAGTATGTCCAGGGTCTGTATGGTGATGTAACCAACGTGCTCCGTGGTACACTTCTGATGCAGCCAACTATCAAGGCTTATGATAAATCAACATGGGTTCTCGATGACAAGGTAGGTGCAGCTAATGGTTATCGCTACGATGCCTATGGCTATGGTGTATATTATGATGGCGTACATGGAGATATCTCTGCATCCAACCCATTGCTGGTTAATAACCTCCTGCAGCGCAACACCTTGGTTGACCGCTTCGTAGGTACCGCTTCTGCCGACGTAGATTTGTTGGGCATGGTAGGTATCAAGAGCAAGAACCATGGTCTTCACTATAATGTAAACCTCTCTTACAGCAAGACAGAGGCAAAGGATAAGACCTGGATTCCTTCGTGGATTCAGAGCAACCGTGTATATCTTGCCAAGGAGAATGAGCGCCTTACCAAGGGCTCACGCAACTACAGCGACGCCTTGGTTGAGAATACCATCACATACGATGGCAAGATTGGCAAGCACAACATCAACCTGCTCGCCGGTATGACTTACGAGGAAGAGAATACCAACCTCCTTACTGGTTGGGGTATCAATTTCACTGAGCCATACTTCCTCCAGCTTCAGAATGCCAAGAACACTTACTCAGAGTCATTCGAGTATAAGCATAGCCTGGCATCATACGTAGGTCGTTTGAACTACAACTATGATGAGAAGTACCTGCTTTCTGCAGTAGTACGTCGTGATGGTAGTTCTCGCTTGAGCAAGAACATCCGTTGGGCAACCTTCCCATCTGTATCTTTAGGTTGGCGTTTCGATAAGGAGAAGTTCTTCCCTATCAGCCGCGACATCGTTAACATGTTCAAGATTCGTGCCAGCTACGGTGAGCTCGGTAACGAGAACATCGGTGAGTACCAGTATATGGCTACCATGAACCGTAACAACATGACTTACAGCTTCGGCAACAGTCCTGTAACCGGTTCTGCCGTTTCTACCTTCGTGAACAACGATATCGCCTGGGAGAAGAAGAAGACCACCAACGTGGGTATCGATCTGGCAATGTTCAACAATCGACTGGAGTTCACTGCCGAGTGGTATAAGAACAAGTCAGAAGATCTGCTTTACTCTGTTCCTGTGCCAGCACAGACCGGTGTATCCAACACCTCTGTAACCATGAACGCTGCCTCTATGGAGAACAGTGGCTTCGAGTTCAGTGCTACCTATCGCAACCACGATCATGCCTTCAAGTATGATATCAGCGCCAATGTAAGTACCCTGAAGAACAAGGTAACTTCTCTGGGTATCGGTAAGGATTCATACATTGCGGGTGCATACGCTACTTACGTAGGTCAGGAGATTGGTAAGTTCTATGGTTGGGTTTATAAGGGAATCGCCCGTACTCAGGAAGATTTGGACAACAATGCTGTTCAGCAGGGTGCCAATGTCGGTGACTGCCTCTATGAGGATATTTCAGGTCCTGACGGAACTCCTGATGGCGTAATCGATGCTTACGACCAGACCGTATTGGGCAGTGGTCTTCCAAAGGTAAACTTCGGTTTGAGCACTCACTTGGAGTATAAGGGTTTCGACCTCAACATCTCTACATACGGAGTATTGAACTATCACGTATCAGATGATATCTATAATAGCTTGAACTCTTGCTACGGCTATGGTAACAAGGAGGTAGGCATGCTGGATGCCAATCGTTGGTCAGAGGATGGTACCTACCTTTCAAGTGTTCCACGTACCTACGCAGCCAACAATGCAACATTGCCATGGAACGACCTCTTCAGCTCTCGCAAGATTCAGAATGCTGCTTACTGGAAGATAGCCAACGTAGAGTTGGGCTACAACTTCCCAGACAAGTGGTTTGGTGGATATGTAAATGGTGTACGTCTCTATGTATCAGCACAGAACCTCTACACCTTCACAGGCTATCATGGATATAATGTAGACTATGCTGGCGGTACCTTTACCCCAGGTTACAACTTCTGCTCTTTCCCAAGTGCAAGAACATTCATGTGTGGTCTCCACTTCACATTCTAA